From the Theobroma cacao cultivar B97-61/B2 chromosome 2, Criollo_cocoa_genome_V2, whole genome shotgun sequence genome, one window contains:
- the LOC18607368 gene encoding separase isoform X3, whose protein sequence is MPPPTESSLLSDLQTSDDSQRLHSIVSDYLRPVSTLANSKKTSKKADQTTVRSLAKQFLSFLSKSFPIIYNRLYIQNPSQQQRDILSPFYDTYRQCLTCLDFISSQLAGGPHMVQIQRLKLVYCLQAWGRYEEGESESFRVLERLRGEADSEGKFVPSIDVGGGDSKFGSVVVEAVASVVKNVAMGQSKDCGKYERVLALLEEVRPWCSLFRELESVAIEKSHNVLVTFLGRCCRFLVEEMNHFGEDLIRRFYVECLAEYSRSTTKDQVYKFARRICSSLFSLEGSESSVRIDLVTFVLASISRECKVEMDNGAIEFVELADYCANKCRAAGTIFCSTLARNLNNMAGDFHQATTPVDLILRLYATGLEFTDDFTTSKGAEDNSAIEVLFIERDKLHNLSALLGSLRHYFNIGEKETCISSDIEYKNSVNQMHLQPGSKGQCSMTCKDRKACIVMYYNTQKFLCQPLAELVNSEKKRILAEIEALTDSSKLYTIQDAFYQFCDSFFSLKRCTSESEREEFDDDEVLVASVIAAGFILSIGTKLKMQKSVCLIKQIIGSGWIQSQGLKYLFVSLHNIGVLMYRSKQMKEALKALKLSYRASWTNIQRLCEMFTHKKGFDDNLSEDAIRGLITDACTRSAFLLEVLHVCGNLKVKRIIVESLENWSLAENLFRQLPGPIPLIKQWVKIQCKLHKNVDVEDSAPTLCCMLLSSTKVSKRTIGIILEQELLAYQELNHGYPDFCQRMQNKVIDLLMQDVYATENSPLWKARILIRKGRALRINGIEALKNCILCLSEAISIMKNFYGETPILGTTACHQLAAAYCLRALCTQEAEPNSEQVYQDICAALDMWLSIFVPDSCSMDDEFKMVSGNTLPLLYNILDLLSVKGWTKLHSNIHQLIIRLYKQNNMQIGKCLANLWECRRLSHALCVSPVNEAFIATLSEHCGETSKSIDFWIGCLSGSQPGLLGFQQNLICFFNTFTHRFKTHERDFKSAVPVNNVKQIVSELISSDPVRSHSLFLAGYLYYDLCERCVSSGQLFEGLSYAKEAFQLRSQLFKRKFAFSIEEQVEKCNETGDIGEIALKVINGPKDLQVQRTVASELWSFDSSSWDLCGCYLSPWNVLQCYLESILQVGYINEMTGNGVEAETFLVWGKSISCSQSLPLFEATFSSVLGKCLEYHGQTHELHKVVWQSISVLVSRKRITQTCSSAHDTFLLDLIGREILGDVFAVERAAILYSIGWITVKNIHSKDTRAVCCDLSNVQLSKTVHWLKLAFVLCREVPVLFQKVSRLLSAIYLLSATTELFSLPSCKALSESHWASYFHQASLGTHLNYQFFPNTCGRPNAQCFVDSRDSHAIGSSCLHTETSTLLRLAPESVKDLEQFVMDFYACLPCTAIICISLLGHAYTSLLQELLLNPSCIHAWMLLSRLNSNNQPVVLLLPLDSVLEEVSDDAAPDDDNARACQNLRQHMNSGKKWHCPWGSTVVDDVAPAFKGILEENFITTSNFLIEDTKSTRSLWWMIRKKVDQQLGKLLSNLEDSWLGPWRHVLLGDCLDCKSLNMVHKKLVRDLKSKCKMDINESFLKLVLGGAKYDIEEACFSWQCLKEGCYIGRLEHPGEEICRSNGIDKVSALASQLIHEAVNELHLADTISREPIILVLDYDVQMLPWESIPILRQQEVYRMPSVGSISLTLERSWHYQEQVGRNAAVFPLIDPLDAFYLLNPSGDLSSTQAEFENWFRDQNFEGKAGTVPTAEELATALKSHDLFLYFGHGSGEQYLSRKEIQELDKCAATLLMGCSSGSLVLNGCYMPRGISLSYLRAGSPVTIANLWEVTDKDIDRFGKAVLSAWLSERLEPADCSQCDQLVKEFEAMKIRGRSKGTSRKKVASSNIDETSNGDSLKNTCDHRPKIGSFVGRARETCTLPFLNGASPVCYGVPTGIRRKKDLSPNS, encoded by the exons ATGCCTCCTCCAACCGAATCCTCTCTCCTCTCCGACCTTCAAACCTCCGATGACTCCCAACGCCTCCATTCTATCGTCTCCGACTACCTCCGCCCCGTCTCCACCCTCGCAAATTCCAAGAAAACCTCCAAGAAAGCCGACCAAACCACCGTCCGATCCCTCGCCAAGCAGTTCTTGTCCTTCCTTTCCAAATCTTTCCCAATCATCTACAACCGTCTCTACATACAGAACCCTAGCCAACAACAACGAGAcattctttctcctttttatgATACTTACCGACAATGCTTAACTTGTCTCGATTTCATCTCTTCGCAGTTAGCCGGCGGTCCCCACATGGTTCAGATCCAGCGGTTGAAACTCGTTTACTGTTTACAAGCCTGGGGTCGATACGAAGAGGGAGAGAGTGAGTCGTTTAGGGTTTTGGAGAGGCTTAGAGGAGAAGCCGATTCAGAAGGGAAATTCGTGCCGAGTATAGATGTTGGTGGCGGTGATTCGAAGTTTGGATCTGTTGTAGTAGAGGCGGTGGCTTCCGTTGTGAAAAATGTGGCTATGGGACAGAGTAAAGATTGTGGGAAATATGAAAGAGTTCTTGCTTTGTTGGAGGAAGTTAGGCCTTGGTGCAG cCTTTTCAGGGAATTAGAATCCGTTGCCATTGAGAAATCGCACAATGTGCTCGTTACCTTTCTGGGTAGATGCTGTCGGTTTTTAGTTGAAGAGATGAATCATTTTGGCGAGGATTTGATTCGCCGGTTCTACGTAGAATGTTTGGCTGAGTATTCAAGGTCGACAACGAAAGATCAAGTTTATAAG TTTGCCCGCAGAATATGTTCCTCTTTGTTCTCGCTAGAGGGGAGCGAGAGCTCAGTTCGTATTGACTTAGTAACGTTTGTGTTGGCCTCCATTTCCCGTGAATGCAAG GTTGAAATGGATAATGGTGCAATAGAGTTTGTTGAACTTGCTGATTATTGTGCCAATAAGTGTCGAGCTGCCGGTACAATTTTTTGTAGTACTCTTGCAAGAAATTTAAACAACATGGCCGGTGATTTTCATCAG GCTACAACCCCTGTTGATCTGATactgaggctttatgcaactGGGCTTGAATTCACTGATGATTTCACCACCTCCAAAGGTGCAGAAGACAATTCTGCTATTGAAGTTTTGTTTATTGAAAGGGATAAGCTGCACAATTTGTCTGCTTTACTTGGTTCGCTCAGACATTACTTTAACATTGGTGAAAAAGAGACTTGCATTTCATCTGATATTGAATATAAGAATTCTGTTAATCAAATGCATTTGCAACCTGGGTCCAAGGGTCAGTGTTCTATGACTTGCAAGGACAGAAAGGCTTGTATAGTAATGTACTATAATACACAGAAATTCTTGTGTCAGCCACTTGCTGAACTAGTGAATTCAGAGAAAAAGCGCATACTTGCTGAAATCGAAGCTTTAACAGATTCTAGCAAGCTTTACACTATCCAGGACGCATTTTATCAGTTCTGTGAtagtttcttttctcttaaacG CTGTACATCTGAATCAGAGAGAgaagaatttgatgatgatgaagtgTTGGTAGCTAGTGTGATTGCAGCTGGGTTCATTCTTTCCATTGGCACAAAGCTTAAAATGCAG AAGAGTGTGTGTTTAATCAAGCAAATCATTGGCAGTGGATGGATTCAATCTCAGGGACTTAAATATCTCTTTGTCTCTCTGCATAATATTGGTGTACTTATGTACAGAAGTAAGCAAATGAAAGAG GCTTTGAAGGCTTTAAAACTGTCTTATAGAGCATCATGGACGAATATTCAACGTCTCTGTGAGATGTTTACTCATAAGAAGGGTTTTGATGATAATCTGTCAGAAGATGCTATTAGAGGTTTGATAACTGACGCATGCACTAGAAGTGCTTTTCTTTTGGAAGTTCTCCATGTATGCGGCAATCTTAAGGTGAAAAGAATTATTGTGGAGAGCCTTGAGAACTGGTCTTTGGCTGAAAATTTGTTCAGACAGTTGCCAGGTCCTATTCCTTTGATAAAACAATGGGTTAAG ATTCAGTGTAAACTTCATAAAAATGTGGATGTAGAGGATAGTGCTCCAACCTTATGTTGTATGCTGTTGTCTTCTACAAAAGTGTCAAAGAGGACAATTGGCATAATTTTAGAGCAG gAGCTTCTTGCATATCAGGAATTGAATCATGGGTACCCAGATTTTTGTCAGAGAATGCAAAATAAAGTTATTGATTTGCTTATGCAAGATGTTTATGCCACAGAAAATAGTCCCTTATGGAAAGCAAGAATTTTAATTAGAAAGGGAAGAGCACTAAGGATTAATGGGATTGAAGCTTTGAAGAACTGTATTTTGTGCTTGTCTGAAGCTATATCTATTATG AAAAACTTCTATGGTGAAACACCTATCCTGGGAACTACAGCCTGCCATCAATTAGCTGCTGCTTATTGCTTACGTGCACTATGTACCCAGGAAGCTGAACCAAACTCGGAG CAAGTTTATCAAGATATCTGTGCTGCCTTAGATATGTGGTTGAGCATATTCGTTCCTGATTCTTGCTCCATGGATGATGAGTTCAAAATGGTGTCTGGAAACACACTGCCACTGCTATATAATATACTTGATTTGCTATCAGTGAAG GGTTGGACAAAATTGCACAGTAACATACATCAACTGATAATTAGATTATACAAGCAGAACAATATGCAAATTGGGAAATGCCTTGCAAACCTTTGGGAATGTAGGAGGCTTAGTCATGCACTTTGTGTTTCTCCAGTAAATGAGGCATTTATTGCAACCTTATCAGAGCATTGTGGTGAAACTTCCAAATCCATTGATTTCTGGATAGGTTGTCTAAGTGGGTCCCAACCTGGACTTCTTGGATTCCAACAGAACCTCATATGTTTCTTTAACACTTTCACCCATCGCTTTAAAACTCATGAAAGAGATTTCAAGTCAGCTGTCCCAGTTAACAATGTAAAACAGATTGTCTCTGAACTCATTTCTAGT GATCCTGTACGCAGTCATTCTCTCTTCCTTGCGGGGTACCTCTACTATGATTTGTGTGAAAGATGCGTTTCCAGTGGACaattatttgag GGTCTTTCATATGCAAAAGAAGCCTTTCAATTGCGAAGTCAactctttaaaagaaaatttgctTTCTCCATTGAGGAGCAGGTTGAAAAATGCAATGAAACTGGTGACATTGGTGAAATTGCCCTGAAAGTTATAAATGGTCCAAAGGATCTTCAAGTGCAGAGAACAGTAGCTAGTGAACTTTGGTCTTTTGACAGTAGTTCATGGGACCTCTGTGGCTGTTATCTTAGTCCGTGGAATGTACTTCAATGTTATCTTGAAAGCATTCTACAG GTTggatatattaatgaaatgacTGGAAATGGAGTTGAGGCTGAAACGTTTTTAGTATGGGGAAAATCTATCTCGTGTTCACAGAGCTTACCACTATTTGAAGCTACTTTTTCTTCTGTCTTGG GAAAATGCTTGGAATATCATGGTCAaacacatgaattgcacaaAGTTGTTTGGCAAAGCATATCTGTCCTAGTCAGCAGAAAAAGAATTACTCAGACTTGTTCCTCTGCTCATGATactttcttgcttgatttgaTTGGGAGGGAGATCTTGGGTGATGTTTTTGCTGTTGAACGTGCAGCAATCCTATACAGCATAGGTTGGATAACTGTGAAGAATATCCATTCTAAAGATACCAG GGCTGTATGCTGTGATCTGTCCAATGTTCAGTTATCAAAAACGGTTCACTGGCTCAAGCTAGCCTTTGTACTCTGCCGTGAGGTTCCTGTACTTTTTCAAAAG GTTTCCAGATTGCTTTCTGCAATATATCTGCTTTCTGCCACTACTGAGCTCTTCTCTTTGCCATCTTGCAAAGCACTCTCTGAAAGTCATTGGgcttcatattttcatcaagcTTCACTTGGTACTCATCTTAACTACCAATTCTTTCCAAATACTTGTGGGAGACCCAACGCTCAATGCTTTGTAGATTCCAGG GACTCACATGCAATTGGTTCATCTTGCCTACATACAGAGACATCCACCTTGTTAAG GCTTGCTCCTGAATCCGTTAAAGATCTTGAACAATTTGTAATGGACTTTTATGCGTGCCTTCCTTGCACTGCCATCATCTGTATAAGTTTGCTTGGACATGCTTATACTAGTTTGTTACAAGAATTGTTACTTAACCCTTCTTGCATTCATGCATGGATGCTGTTGTCACGGTTGAATTCTAATAATCAACCTGTTGTCTTGCTTCTGCCCCTGGATTCAGTTTTAGAAG AAGTTTCAGATGACGCTGCTCCTGATGATGATAATGCAAGAGCTTGTCAGAACTTGCGTCAGCACATGAATTCGGGTAAAAAGTGGCATTGTCCTTGGGGTTCCACTGTGGTTGATGATGTGGCACCAGCTTTTAAAGGGATATTGGAAGAGAACTTTATAACAACTTCCAACTTTCTTATTGAAGATACCAAAAGTACCAGGTCTTTGTGGTGGATGATTAGGAAGAAGGTTGATCAGCAACTTGGTAAGCTGCTGAG TAACTTGGAAGATTCCTGGCTGGGTCCCTGGAGGCATGTGCTTCTTGGGGACTGCTTGGACTGCAAAAGCTTGAACATGGTGCATAAGAAGCTAGTGCGGGATCTGAAATCTAAATGCAAAATGGACATAAATGAGAGTTTCCTTAAACTTGTTCTTGGAGGTGCGAAGTATGATATTGAGGAAGCATGTTTTTCGTGGCAGTGTTTAAAGGAAGGATGCTACATTGGCAGGCTTGAACATCCTGGGGAAGAAATTTGCAGGTCTAATGGCATTGATAAGGTGTCCGCGTTGGCCTCTCAACTAATCCATGAAGCAGTGAATGAGCTTCATCTGGCGGACACCATCTCTAGGGAACCAATAATTTTAGTGTTGGACTATGATGTCCAG ATGCTTCCTTGGGAAAGTATACCAATACTAAGACAGCAGGAGGTTTATCGAATGCCTTCTGTTGGCAGTATCTCTTTGACACTCGAGAGAAGCTGGCATTATCAAGAGCAAGTTGGTAGGAATGCTGCTGTTTTTCCTTTGATAGATCCCTTGGATGcattttacttgttaaatCCCAGTGGTGATCTCAGCAGCACACAAGCTGAATTTGAGAACTGGTTTAGGGATCAAAACTTCGAG GGGAAGGCTGGCACTGTGCCGACAGCTGAAGAACTGGCTACAGCCTTGAAAAGCCATGAccttttcttatattttggCCATGGAAGTG GAGAGCAGTATCTTTCCAGAAAGGAGATTCAGGAACTGGACAAGTGTGCTGCTACCTTGCTAATGGGTTGCAGCAGTGGTTCTCTGGTGCTAAACGGATGCTACATGCCAAGAGGTATTTCACTATCCTATCTACGGGCAGGTTCTCCCGTTACAATTGCCAACTTGTGGGAAGTGACAGACAAAGACATCGACCGGTTTGGTAAGGCCGTGCTTAGTGCTTGGTTGAGCGAAAGACTGGAACCCGCAGATTGCTCCCAGTGCGACCAACTGGTCAAAGAATTCGAGGCAATGAAAATAAGAGGGCGTAGTAAAGGAACTTCCAGGAAGAAAGTGGCAAGCAGCAACATAGACGAAACTAGTAACGGTGATTCATTGAAGAATACATGTGACCACAGACCAAAGATCGGATCGTTTGTGGGTCGGGCTCGTGAAACTTGCACCCTCCCTTTCTTGAACGGGGCATCGCCAGTTTGTTATGGTGTACCCACAGGCATACggagaaagaaagatttgTCGCCAAATTCGTAA